The Meriones unguiculatus strain TT.TT164.6M chromosome 9, Bangor_MerUng_6.1, whole genome shotgun sequence genome window below encodes:
- the Tgds gene encoding dTDP-D-glucose 4,6-dehydratase isoform X1 — MSAVGREEPACGPGSFVKRVLVTGGAGFIASHVIVSLVEDYPNYMIINLDKLDYCASLKNLEPISNKQNYKFIQGDICNSRFVKLLFDMEKIDIVLHFAAQTHVDLSFVRAFEFTYVNVYGTHVLVNTAYEARVEKFIYVSTDEVYGGSLDQEFDESSPKQPTNPYASSKAAAECFVQSYWERYKFPVVITRSSNVYGPHQYPEKVIPKFISLLQHDRKCCIHGSGLQRRNFLYAADVAEAFLTVLRKGEPGEIYNIGTSFEMSVVQLAKELIQLIKETSSESETDRWVHYVNDRPHNDMRYPMKSEKIHSLGWKPKVPWEEGIKKTVAWYRENFHNWKNAEKALEPFPVQPPFL; from the exons ATGTCGGCTGTGGGCCGGGAAGAGCCGGCTTGCGGTCCCGGCAGCTTCGTGAAGCGGGTCCTGGTGACCGGCGGTGCTGGCTTCAT TGCATCCCATGTGATTGTGTCCTTAGTGGAAGATTATCCTAACTATATGATCATAAATTTAGACAAG ctGGATTACTGTGCAAGCTTGAAGAATCTTGAACCTATTTCTAACAAGCAAAACTACAAATTTATACAG GGCGACATCTGCAATTCCCGCTTTGTGAAGCTGCTGTTTGACATGGAGAAGATAGACATAGTGCTACATTTCGCTGCACAGACACATGTAG ATCTTTCATTTGTCCGTGCCTTTGAGTTCACATACGTCAATGTTTATGGCACTCATGTTTTGGTAAATACTGCTTATGAAGCCAGAGTGGAGAAATTTATTTACGTCAGCACAGATGAAGTGTATGGAGGCAGTCTTGATCAG GAGTTCGACGAATCTTCCCCCAAACAACCTACAAACCCTTACGCTTCATCTAAAGCGGCCGCTGAGTGCTTTGTGCAGTCTTACTGGGAACGATACAAG TTCCCAGTGGTCATCACCAGAAGCAGTAACGTCTATGGACCACATCAGTATCCAGAAAAG GTTATTCCAAAATTTATATCTTTGCTCCAACACGACAGGAAATG CTGTATTCATGGATCAGGGCTTCAGAGAAGAAACTTCCTTTATGCTGCGGATGTAGCAGAAGCGTTTCTCACTGTCCTCAGGAAGGGAGAACCAGGCGAAATTTATAACATCGGGACCAGCTTTGAAATGTCAGTTGTCCAGCTTGCGAAAGAACTAATCCAGCTG ATCAAAGAGACCAGTTCAGAGTCGGAAACAGACCGGTGGGTGCACTACGTTAACGACAG ACCTCACAATGACATGAGATATCCAATGAAGTCTGAGAAGATTCACAGTTTAGGATGGAAGCCCAAAGTGCCTTGggaagaaggaataaagaaaacag TTGCGTGGTACCGGGAGAATTTCCACAACTGGAAGAACGCAGAAAAGGCTTTAGAGCCATTCCCAGTTCAGCCTCCATTTCTGTAA
- the Tgds gene encoding dTDP-D-glucose 4,6-dehydratase isoform X2 → MIINLDKLDYCASLKNLEPISNKQNYKFIQGDICNSRFVKLLFDMEKIDIVLHFAAQTHVDLSFVRAFEFTYVNVYGTHVLVNTAYEARVEKFIYVSTDEVYGGSLDQEFDESSPKQPTNPYASSKAAAECFVQSYWERYKFPVVITRSSNVYGPHQYPEKVIPKFISLLQHDRKCCIHGSGLQRRNFLYAADVAEAFLTVLRKGEPGEIYNIGTSFEMSVVQLAKELIQLIKETSSESETDRWVHYVNDRPHNDMRYPMKSEKIHSLGWKPKVPWEEGIKKTVAWYRENFHNWKNAEKALEPFPVQPPFL, encoded by the exons ATGATCATAAATTTAGACAAG ctGGATTACTGTGCAAGCTTGAAGAATCTTGAACCTATTTCTAACAAGCAAAACTACAAATTTATACAG GGCGACATCTGCAATTCCCGCTTTGTGAAGCTGCTGTTTGACATGGAGAAGATAGACATAGTGCTACATTTCGCTGCACAGACACATGTAG ATCTTTCATTTGTCCGTGCCTTTGAGTTCACATACGTCAATGTTTATGGCACTCATGTTTTGGTAAATACTGCTTATGAAGCCAGAGTGGAGAAATTTATTTACGTCAGCACAGATGAAGTGTATGGAGGCAGTCTTGATCAG GAGTTCGACGAATCTTCCCCCAAACAACCTACAAACCCTTACGCTTCATCTAAAGCGGCCGCTGAGTGCTTTGTGCAGTCTTACTGGGAACGATACAAG TTCCCAGTGGTCATCACCAGAAGCAGTAACGTCTATGGACCACATCAGTATCCAGAAAAG GTTATTCCAAAATTTATATCTTTGCTCCAACACGACAGGAAATG CTGTATTCATGGATCAGGGCTTCAGAGAAGAAACTTCCTTTATGCTGCGGATGTAGCAGAAGCGTTTCTCACTGTCCTCAGGAAGGGAGAACCAGGCGAAATTTATAACATCGGGACCAGCTTTGAAATGTCAGTTGTCCAGCTTGCGAAAGAACTAATCCAGCTG ATCAAAGAGACCAGTTCAGAGTCGGAAACAGACCGGTGGGTGCACTACGTTAACGACAG ACCTCACAATGACATGAGATATCCAATGAAGTCTGAGAAGATTCACAGTTTAGGATGGAAGCCCAAAGTGCCTTGggaagaaggaataaagaaaacag TTGCGTGGTACCGGGAGAATTTCCACAACTGGAAGAACGCAGAAAAGGCTTTAGAGCCATTCCCAGTTCAGCCTCCATTTCTGTAA